In Clupea harengus chromosome 13, Ch_v2.0.2, whole genome shotgun sequence, one DNA window encodes the following:
- the LOC116223140 gene encoding complement C1q-like protein 2 isoform X2 — translation MLNMKTPGAVLLLLWSGLVVVAAESGGRLDEATGAAPSCPQHNSPSEVHVLLREMAALIAGQRVDFRLAKAQIEELKKENGDMNYSLQQLKNVTEEAMETRLTERLAASEKKAEGMETRLRASEKTVEEQRAVIKELKEKQEEQAAAVRAVGGSVNLTGSQVQELRSEIEERKVSFSASLGTSEHVTKGPVNTAIPLVYKHIFTNIGNAYNPNTGVFTAPVRGVYHFNVFVFADGNGRTSAVSLHKNGEHICVAYTAQNTVHMAASNGASLLLEVGDVVNLKLWQNTWVRDTSNHHTTFSGHLLFPM, via the exons ATGCTGAACATGAAGACTCCTggagctgtgctgctgttgctgtggtctggtctggttgtggTTGCAGCAGAGAGTGGAGGCCGCCTGGATGAAGCTACAGGTGCAGCCCCTTCCTGCCCCCAACATAACTCCCCGTCTGAGGTGCATGTTCTGCTGAGAGAGATGGCAGCTCTGATAGCGGGGCAGAGAGTGGATTTCAGACTTGCTAAAGCCCAAATAGAGGaactgaagaaagaaaatggag acatgaactaCTCCCTACAGCAGCTGAAGAATGTCACAGAAG agGCCATGGAGACCAGACTGACGGAGAGGCTGGCTGCAAGTGAGAAGAAGGCAGAGGGcatggagaccagactgagagccagtgagaagacagtggaggagcagagagctgttataaaggagctgaaggagaaacaggaggaacAAGCAGCAGCTGTGAGAGCTGTAGGAGGCAGTGTGAACCTCACAGGGAGCCAGGTGCAGGAGCTGAGAtcggagatagaggagaggaaggtgtctttctctgcctcactgGGAACATCTGAACATGTAACTAAAGGACCCGTTAACACAGCAATTCCCCTGGTCTACAAACACATCTTCACCAACATTGGGAATGCTTACAACCCAAACACAG ggGTCTTCACAGCTCCGGTCAGGGGGGTCTACCACTttaatgtctttgtgtttgcGGATGGCAATGGAAGAACTTCCGCAGTCTCTCTCCATAAAAACGGAGAGCATATTTGCGTTGCCTACACTGCCCAGAACACCGTTCACATGGCAGCCTCCAATGGGGCTTCTCTTCTGTTGGAGGTGGGGGATGTGGTCAACCTGAAGCTGTGGCAGAATACCTGGGTGAGAGACACTTCTAACCATCACACCACCTTCTCTGGCCACCTGCTCTTCCCCATGTGA
- the LOC116223140 gene encoding complement C1q-like protein 2 isoform X1: MLNMKTPGAVLLLLWSGLVVVAAESGGRLDEATGAAPSCPQHNSPSEVHVLLREMAALIAGQRVDFRLAKAQIEELKKENGDMNYSLQQLKNVTEAEAMETRLTERLAASEKKAEGMETRLRASEKTVEEQRAVIKELKEKQEEQAAAVRAVGGSVNLTGSQVQELRSEIEERKVSFSASLGTSEHVTKGPVNTAIPLVYKHIFTNIGNAYNPNTGVFTAPVRGVYHFNVFVFADGNGRTSAVSLHKNGEHICVAYTAQNTVHMAASNGASLLLEVGDVVNLKLWQNTWVRDTSNHHTTFSGHLLFPM, translated from the exons ATGCTGAACATGAAGACTCCTggagctgtgctgctgttgctgtggtctggtctggttgtggTTGCAGCAGAGAGTGGAGGCCGCCTGGATGAAGCTACAGGTGCAGCCCCTTCCTGCCCCCAACATAACTCCCCGTCTGAGGTGCATGTTCTGCTGAGAGAGATGGCAGCTCTGATAGCGGGGCAGAGAGTGGATTTCAGACTTGCTAAAGCCCAAATAGAGGaactgaagaaagaaaatggag acatgaactaCTCCCTACAGCAGCTGAAGAATGTCACAGAAG cagagGCCATGGAGACCAGACTGACGGAGAGGCTGGCTGCAAGTGAGAAGAAGGCAGAGGGcatggagaccagactgagagccagtgagaagacagtggaggagcagagagctgttataaaggagctgaaggagaaacaggaggaacAAGCAGCAGCTGTGAGAGCTGTAGGAGGCAGTGTGAACCTCACAGGGAGCCAGGTGCAGGAGCTGAGAtcggagatagaggagaggaaggtgtctttctctgcctcactgGGAACATCTGAACATGTAACTAAAGGACCCGTTAACACAGCAATTCCCCTGGTCTACAAACACATCTTCACCAACATTGGGAATGCTTACAACCCAAACACAG ggGTCTTCACAGCTCCGGTCAGGGGGGTCTACCACTttaatgtctttgtgtttgcGGATGGCAATGGAAGAACTTCCGCAGTCTCTCTCCATAAAAACGGAGAGCATATTTGCGTTGCCTACACTGCCCAGAACACCGTTCACATGGCAGCCTCCAATGGGGCTTCTCTTCTGTTGGAGGTGGGGGATGTGGTCAACCTGAAGCTGTGGCAGAATACCTGGGTGAGAGACACTTCTAACCATCACACCACCTTCTCTGGCCACCTGCTCTTCCCCATGTGA